Part of the Lucilia cuprina isolate Lc7/37 chromosome 5, ASM2204524v1, whole genome shotgun sequence genome is shown below.
GAACAAATTTTAATGAGTTGTATGCAAAAATATGAACACAAAATGGAAGAACCAAAACTGACAAGGGATCTAATAGTAGACGTACCGCAAGTGGTAGCAGAAGAAGTGGAAATTATGTCGGAAGAAATTAATGAtggaaatttaaacaatatggaTCCCGCGGTAGATGCAATTAAACAGAATGATATTGAAATGttggaaacaaaaaataaaaatgaaatttctgcgaatactataaaatttaatgaggatgaCTACAAAAATGGTTCGCTATTTGAAAACTATTGTTGGTCACAGACTTTAAAAGATGTAGAACTACAGGTACTCCTACCTAAAGaagtaaaaattgcaaaacatgTTAAAGtcttattgaaaacaaatagaATGACAGTGAAAACCTTACTGCCCAAAGAAGAAACTTTAATTGATGCCGAAACGTGGGATAAATACAGACACAATGATGTACTTTGGAGCATAACGGATGGAAAACtggttataaattttggtaggttgttttttaataaataaaaaaataagttttcactAACTGAATTGTTACAGATAAACTTAAAGAATGTTGGTGGGATAAGCTATTTTTAAGTGATATATCGGCTATTGATATAAAAGCAGTTGATACTGAACGTCCTTTAAATGATTATTCGCCAGATACtcaaaatgaaatagaaaagtTACATTTACAGCAACAGTCGCAACAAACACAAGACTTAAAAACTTTGCCCTTAAGCGAAAGTGAACAAATGGCCCGTTTACGACAAGCTTGGAATGCTGAGGGATCTCCTTTTAAGGGACAACCGTTTGATCCATCAGTAGTTAAGTTTAATTAAAGAGAAACGGTTAAGTAAACATTATCCAAAAATAAAGAGaatcttttttctataaatattgtaaatttttttttaactttcttaaaataatttttggtattttttcaattaagaaattgttttaaaataatttttgaaaaatcgaaaaaagttttttaagtattttataatttgtttactgttttagtttagtttgagCACAAACcaagaaaattcaaataaatgtcGTTTATTCCAATTtgctttgaaatttttttttcgagtTCACAAACCACAGggtaaacatatatatatattttaaatcaatttttcttttttcgaatATAACTTCAAATGTTCGAAacataaaagctttaaacaaaaaattttcaaaaaattaattttataaaaaaaataataaaattttgaacataaaaatattaaaaaaaggttattaacaaaaaaatatttgtagaaattttttaatagagaATTAGTCAAGACTTTTTCGAAAACTTTAAACTGTTTGGTAACATTTAGAAGacttcattaaaaatttgtacgtttttgaaaatctttttaaaaatactcaactattataaaattttataaaaattatttaaaaataagttttacactAATTAAAAATCTgagattaattaaaatttgtataaaataattttattattttcattactttCAGTATATTTGCTTTTACATATTGGCATCTCTAAATATTGCCAACTACCAGAACTTGgcattacttttatttaaatattgccACATGTTGGAAAAAAGTGTTGCCGTACTACCAAACCACCGTTTGACAACTTTGACAGCCGTTTTTCTTCCtccttttctttcttttcttttttagcaGGCTTTTTGGTAGGTGTTGtgtgttaaaattaaatctttaaaaatatgaaaattataaagccatctataaaatttaaatgaaaaatgtacaaaaacacaATGTTATTAAAAGTGCAACGTTAATATTTTGTGAATTTTCActtaaacttttagaaaaaatgttacGAAAAATACTTGTAAACAAAAAGTTTGAAATATACAGAATAAGCTTTTATAAATGAATTCCAACAATGAAATTGTCTTTTAATGCTTTCTACCCAAGAGTACAAaagttaatatttctattttctattgtgacttattttagaaaactaaagCCACACAATGGGTCGTGTTATTCGTGCACAACGTAAAGGTGCTGGGTCTGTCTTCAAGGCCCACGTACATCACCGTAAAGGCGCTGCTAAATTGAGATCTTTGGATTTCGCTGAACGTAATGGCTACATTCGCGGTGTTGTCAAGGtaggtttttttaaaattgaaaattttgattttctatgTCAAGGTGTGGGTTGCtaacaagttttgtttttgtttatattttaggaAATCATCCACGATCCCGGCCGTGGTGCTCCCTTGGCTGTAGTCCACTTCCGTGACCCTTACCGTTACAAGATCCGCAAGGAACTCTTCATTGCCCCCGAAGGTATGCACACCGGTCAATTCGTCTACTGCGGCCGTAAAGCTACCCTCCAAATCGGTAATGTTATGCCCGTATCTCAAATGCCTGAAGGTACCATCATCTGCAATTTGGAAGAGAAGACCGGTGATCGTGGCCGTTTGGCTCGTACCTCTGGTAACTACGCTACCGTCATTGCTCACAACCCCGACACCAAGAAGACTCGTGTCAAGTTGCCCTCTGGCGCCAAGAAAGTTGTCCCCTCCGCTAACCGTGCTATGGTCGGTATCGTAGCTGGTGGTGGTCGTATCGACAAACCCATCTTGAAGGCCGGTCGTGCCTACCACAAATACAAGGTTAAGCGTAACAGCTGGCCTAAGGTACGTGGTGTTGCTATGAACCCCGTTGAACATCCTCACGGTGGTGGTAACCATCAACATATTGGTAAGGCTTCCACAGTTAAGCGTGGTACCTCTGCTGGTCGTAAGGTCGGTCTTATTGCTGCCCGTCGTACTGGTAGAATTCGTGGTGGCAAGGGTGATTCCAAGGATAAATAGATTGctaagtaattttataaaaatatcaattgatTTGATATCAAagattaacaacaacaacaataataacatcttTGTTTACTGGTGTTTTATGCCATCAGTACGGTTGATAAGAATtaagtttttatgttaaaataaagatGATAAATGAATTACAACAATTcttttcctacaaaaaaaatttattattttatttaaattgtaactatatgataccctacaccagtcagtatgttaaaaagtggataatttaaaaaaattaagcatttaatttgttcttttagcgttatgtggaatatttttacgttttattgacaaaaaaaattgattttctacaagagggctcataggggagtaagggtaaatatgggcctttccttataaatttttgtacaggaatttacgtctacttcaaagttatttatgtagatttgaacgttttattagaaattataagtaaattttgaccttcaagacattttccGAAGAGGAGTTTGTTTGGGTTCTAGTGTCAATTGAGGCCCgattactataaaaattagtagtgtcatGTATCGTTCTATATAGCgtaagttttgcagatttttgttgacataatagaacattaaacgtaattatgagcctaaaggcccgattcgggagggtacggttgtatggggcatAGGCGAAATAAgtccgatttcaaccattttcaatagttcgtccttgaacccagaaaagagtatgtgccaacttattatcttgaaaattgcaacgtgcgcacaaggtttacatggacagacagacggacggacagagagagattctgagccgattgctGTATCCTccacactatagtggtgtagggtataaaaatggaccgattagaaaatgtttttgattgcATATTATGTGTGGAACACATTCAAGTAGAATTTTGTCCCAATATCATCATAATTAAGACAttagttattaattattatgtaaACTTCGGAAAAAAGCACTATTGGATTGGATTAGAGCTATAACTATATATAGAAcgatttcttaatttattataactGAGCCTTTTAGGACATATATAGCATGGGTATatgatttcttttatattatgttttataaGATATTAATTCATGTTTTATTGACGGTAACGTAAAGTTCGGACGTGGATATTGTGTAGAAGATCCGGACCCAACAATATATGTTTTGTTCCGATTACATCATTAAGTGTCCTTTATAAAGGAGCTATGACCAGCTATGGTCCGATCCAAATATAAGTTATATAATGTTTTACTGTATAGGTACGACATCTGTTCGTGTAAATACGATTAATTGATTTTCATAGGAGGATTTCATACTTTTAATACGATTTGGATATTTCTTAATAAACGTttcttttaattgattttcggaGTCGAAATTTATATGAGAACTATGGCCAAGTATCAACCGATACAAATTTTAGTCTGTAATATAATTTCTATTGATATTATGGCAATAACAACATTCTAGACAgtgttattaacaataaatcaatttttcgAGAGTCCCTGTAACAAAATCTTTTGAAAACTATTCtattctaaaacttttttcttctcTCTTTCGTACAAAacgattttaatgatttttttagctgtattttatatacctcttctaattaaactatttcaaaatcaaaaaaacctgattttagactttttcaaatgtcaaaagtgacatctctgtatactttgttttgaaatttttcacatgaaatttatttcattacaaattgACCCACTTAATTCATACTTAAAAATACAACCCATTCAAAATGAATATTCATACATAAAAAGTAATCGGTTACGAGTATTTAGTAACCAAAATACTCATGACTTTTAAGTATCTAACATACAGTTAGTCAGATTGGAACGAAAAAAAGTTGTGATGTGTATTTAACAATTGTTTTCGctcaaaataaaactaaaaaaaaaataataaatttatttgtaattagcGATAAACGGTGAAAAAATTTGTATAGTAATTATTAGAGAAACATTACCtgaacaaaaaagaaagaaacgaaaaaagtgaaaactgCAAAAATTACAAGTGTAAAACACAACAGCAAAATAATTACGTAcatttatgtgtgtatatacacaaacatacactcacacacaataaataaaatcacgCAGATCCAACTAAACTGAGAAAAACAGCAGTGAAAAAAGGTGTTTTTAGGAGGAGTGAGAAAAAAAGgtgaatacaaaaataaataaaaacgagaaaaatatatagaatattataaaattatacacaAGGAATATGGGagcaaatatttatgttatttataaaaaaaacacaaatagtgaaaataaaaaaaaaaacattgtaaagGGGTGTAAGGTGGGGAGAGATTctgatattattgttgttgttgttatgacACTCGTCATATTCAGTCCTATTTTGCTTTTTgacgaaaataaaattatgtttttattaacatgaTGAAATACTACATATTACAAAGATAAATTtagatttataattttgtaacttAATAGCTAAAATTAACATTGCATACTGCAAGTCTTAAGATAAAAAtctagtttattattttaaatttatttgcccTTGTCTAGAATTCTTCTTATTAAGAGTTTTGTTGtctcatttgttttgtttttttttgtttgtttctgttatatttgtatatcttttattgttgtttttacccccacattaaaaaaatgtcataaattaaAACGATTTACTGGTAATTCAGAGCTGCCGagtttacatttaatttgtataGGCGATTTTATATGCTCTGAAtcagataacttttctataggaaaacttgctttGAATTAAACAACTTTTCAATATGAATCAACTCTTCTGtagaaagtaaaattttctatagaaaaagttttttttagtttagaaagtttttatttagaaaaaagttgATTGATATAACTTTTCTGTGAAAATGATTTTCTGACTGAGACAAGTTTTCCATAGGAAAAGTTActttgacaacttttctattagGTATTCAAAAACCCTGCCTCATTGGTAAAAGTAGTAATTAACTATAATATATGATACTAGATCTGTCGAAAAGGAATACAATCATGGTAACCTAGTTTCAAACTACCGTTGACATCATTTCGCCATACTTCACACAACAAACGATTACCGTTAAAACGATACTATAATTATCTCTTTATAAGGTTTGCAATCTTCTATATAGGGTAAATGCACCTAATGTCGGCATGACCCAGTAGTcggcattttttaaataaaattgtaaataattacgAGAAACAGTTCAAATTTATTAAGGGTCCAcctttatttgataaaaaatatggtGTTTTTGATCTATGAAATGAGTAAATTTGAGTAGGATGAATAATTTCGTCACTATTTGACATTATTTAGTGACACCTTTTTAGCTTTTTCAGTACtgtcagttttcttaaaaaaagattagttttagtgccaccttaaacaagtgaatattaatattaaattaaatgatttatttgacaaaaattggttttaatgaaagaaaacagttgaaatattcattttaaagtgaaaaagttatttaaaaataattttttttgtaattttaacccTGCCGCCATTAgggacaaaaattttctatgattttCTATAGTCGGCATCGAAGTGCCGACTGCTGGGTATTAAGTTCGAACATAAGCATTCTATA
Proteins encoded:
- the LOC111683773 gene encoding nudC domain-containing protein 3 — translated: MEHARSDCILREILEERKSLTGFLDAVFGFMSRNTDFFHIQKTKDDKIGFPRGDKEQILMSCMQKYEHKMEEPKLTRDLIVDVPQVVAEEVEIMSEEINDGNLNNMDPAVDAIKQNDIEMLETKNKNEISANTIKFNEDDYKNGSLFENYCWSQTLKDVELQVLLPKEVKIAKHVKVLLKTNRMTVKTLLPKEETLIDAETWDKYRHNDVLWSITDGKLVINFDKLKECWWDKLFLSDISAIDIKAVDTERPLNDYSPDTQNEIEKLHLQQQSQQTQDLKTLPLSESEQMARLRQAWNAEGSPFKGQPFDPSVVKFN
- the LOC111683777 gene encoding 60S ribosomal protein L8, with amino-acid sequence MGRVIRAQRKGAGSVFKAHVHHRKGAAKLRSLDFAERNGYIRGVVKEIIHDPGRGAPLAVVHFRDPYRYKIRKELFIAPEGMHTGQFVYCGRKATLQIGNVMPVSQMPEGTIICNLEEKTGDRGRLARTSGNYATVIAHNPDTKKTRVKLPSGAKKVVPSANRAMVGIVAGGGRIDKPILKAGRAYHKYKVKRNSWPKVRGVAMNPVEHPHGGGNHQHIGKASTVKRGTSAGRKVGLIAARRTGRIRGGKGDSKDK